In the Candidatus Zixiibacteriota bacterium genome, one interval contains:
- a CDS encoding DUF6569 family protein encodes MTMLLAGVMISGLAYGASDYRLSGPYQFQNLTIFIAHSDLEADVSNLLTLNEALEKGYVTVFETGQVGELAIENFSAYPVYIQSGMIVKGGKQDRVLRFDIIIQAKSGRVPLPSFCVEQGRWTAREKESADRFSSAAKLVPHREVKLAAKAAESQEQVWSSVADLGKAIKSNVRGEADGGGYHSSSLQIMQEDEIVRSRVEDYLEYFRGKIRLRDDAVGL; translated from the coding sequence CAAGCGACTACCGTCTCTCCGGTCCCTATCAGTTCCAGAATCTGACCATTTTTATCGCCCACAGCGACCTGGAAGCCGATGTCAGCAACCTGCTCACTCTCAATGAGGCGCTGGAGAAAGGGTATGTGACAGTCTTTGAAACCGGTCAGGTGGGGGAACTGGCGATAGAGAACTTTTCCGCTTACCCTGTCTATATTCAATCGGGAATGATAGTCAAAGGGGGCAAGCAGGACCGGGTTTTGCGTTTCGATATAATAATCCAGGCAAAATCGGGGCGGGTGCCGCTGCCGTCGTTCTGCGTGGAGCAGGGGCGCTGGACCGCTCGTGAGAAGGAGAGCGCTGACCGCTTCAGTTCGGCGGCAAAACTGGTGCCGCATCGGGAAGTAAAGCTGGCGGCGAAAGCGGCTGAGTCGCAGGAGCAGGTCTGGTCCTCGGTAGCCGATTTGGGAAAAGCCATAAAAAGCAATGTTCGCGGCGAAGCGGATGGCGGAGGCTATCACTCCAGCAGCCTTCAGATAATGCAGGAAGATGAAATCGTGCGTTCGCGGGTGGAAGATTACCTCGAATACTTTCGCGGGAAGATTCGTCTGCGCGACGACGCCGTCGGCCTGAT